A region of Thermococcus argininiproducens DNA encodes the following proteins:
- a CDS encoding 50S ribosomal protein L44e, producing MKYPKQIRTYCPFCRKHTIHKVEKVKKRPRSELSAGQRRFRRILKGYKGFPRPNPAGREKPVKKLDLRYRCTECGKAHTRGEGFRVKKFELV from the coding sequence ATGAAGTATCCAAAGCAAATAAGAACATACTGCCCATTTTGTAGAAAGCACACAATTCACAAAGTAGAAAAGGTCAAGAAGAGACCTAGGAGTGAGCTTAGTGCAGGTCAAAGGAGATTCAGGAGAATCCTTAAGGGTTACAAAGGTTTCCCAAGGCCAAACCCTGCTGGAAGAGAGAAACCAGTAAAGAAGCTTGACTTGAGATACAGGTGCACAGAGTGCGGAAAGGCTCACACAAGAGGAGAAGGGTTTAGAGTGAAGAAGTTTGAACTCGTGTGA
- a CDS encoding 30S ribosomal protein S27e, with the protein MPKNLIPMPRSRFLRVKCIDCGNEQIVFSNPATKVRCLVCGSTLVEPAGGRGIIKAKILEVLE; encoded by the coding sequence ATTCCCAAGAACCTTATCCCCATGCCAAGATCAAGATTCCTTAGGGTCAAGTGCATTGACTGTGGAAATGAACAGATAGTTTTCAGCAACCCTGCTACAAAAGTCCGCTGTTTGGTTTGTGGCTCTACTTTGGTAGAGCCTGCTGGTGGCAGAGGTATTATAAAGGCTAAAATACTTGAGGTTCTTGAGTGA